The Vitis vinifera cultivar Pinot Noir 40024 chromosome 18, ASM3070453v1 region GTGTGCATGGTTTTTCCTTTGTGAGTGTATTtcactttttccttttgtggTCATTCCACTTTACATGGGACTTGTCTGAGCTAACATTACAATTTGCAGAGCATGGAGAAGGACTTCAGGTTCTCCACTATGAAGTTGGGCAGAAGTATGACGCTCACTATGATTACTTCCTTGATGAGTTTAACACTAAAAATGGTGGCCAACGGATAGCTACTCTTCTTATGTATCTGTAAGATCTATTCTCTCTTTGCCATGTTTTGTATGTGCCTCACATGGCATTCAAATTTGCTTCAAAATGCATCTTATCTGACGTAGCTTTGGCATTCCCTTCGTTAAAActtccatttcttttcctttttaaatattattgatgttgttgttcttcttcttcttcttatttatttatttatttcctattgCTGCAGGTCAGATGTTGAAGAAGGTGGGGAGACTGTGTTTCCAGCTACCAAGGCAAATTTCAGTTCTGTGCCATGGTGGAATGAGTTATCTGAATGTGGTAAAAAGGGCCTTTCTGTGAAACCAAAGATGGGTGATGCATTGCTTTTCTGGAGCATGAGGCCTGATGCCACACTAGATCCTTCAAGTTTGCATGGTTAGTAATTGTTAATTATCTCATCTTTTAAATGCATAAGCTGAGTCTGTACATTGGTTCTTGGAGTGTCTTATATTTCAGAAGGATAGAACATCTGATCATTTTGTTTCATAGTTCTCTTGTTTGTTTCTCATAGAAATCCAGTATATTTTCTGATTTGTGAGTTCAATTCATGTCATGGTGTATTGCAGGCGGTTGCCCTGTGATTAAAGGTAACAAGTGGTCATCAACAAAGTGGATGCATGTAGAGGAGTACAAAGCCTAGGGTATTCTTTTAAAGTGCTTCTCTAAACCCATATTTTATTAGTAATATATgaaatcatttgttgtttgtttcAGATTCCATCAATTAATGCAGTTAAAGTTTAGGGTATTTTTTTGAGGTACTTCTCTCTAGACTTATGCCAGTAATATCTGAAATCATTTGTAGTTTGTTgcaaattccattatttaatGCAGTTACTTCACTCGGTTTCTTCATATTATTCCTTGTCCGAATAATTATAGTGGCCCAAGTAACGATGGTCTTGGTAACCTTGAGAAGGGTATTCTGGGTTGCCGACTTCGGAAAGTTCAAAAGTCACATCTAATGGATGTCTCTGGATGTTTAAAAGATGACACAGAGATGATGTTCCTGGAATTATAACCTTGTCATGATTTTTGCTTCTTGTTGAGCTGTCACTGGCTGCATATCCTAAAGGGACCCAAAAATTGTTTCTTAGAGGACTGTGGGAATATGTTCTGAAACATTGGAAAATACCTAATGAGAGCATGCCCAAAATTGAAGTGCAAAAGTTCAAATCGTGCCTTAGTATACGTAGCTGTGTTGAGTCTGAAAATAACAATCCACATGGTCTGTCTCATTAACCCTCATTTCAAACAAAGCTACTGAATTTGCAGTGTGGAACTTGTATCTGGAGAATGTATTCTTGAATTTTACACAGGAAGGGCATTACTTTGTTAGAGTTATCTTGGTATCTTCCACAGTTTCTTAGGTAGAGATGTCTCCTCTCCAATGTGTTATGGTGTATGTGGAAGTAACCATTATGTATACTGTGGTAGCTTTTaagtataatatatatttatgccTTTAACATTTACTATTTTCTCTTGACAGGATCTGTTATAAAATTTCAGGTAGTGTGATCTCGGGTGGGTTTGTCATAGGGTGAAGCGTGTGATATATGTTAAAATTCCAGTCAGAAATCCAAATACAGTTGAAGCGACTCCCAGAAAACTACCATGTAGCAATTCTCTAACCAGGCgccttattgttttaaattttgatgggCTTCTGTCTCTTTTCTAATCAATATTCAGATTGGGagtactaaaaataaaatacttgcTTCCCATGGCCCGTAATAATGTAATTTGCATGATGAGTTACATAGATGTGTTAGGAGGTCTGAATATGGGCAGGCAAGAGATTCATTGACACCCACCCAGCTCTGTGAACTGGAAAAGAAAGTTAATTTGTAAAATTCGAGATATGTgatattcaattttaattttcttttgcccCCTTTCTGATTATTTTACAATGTCCATCTCCTCGCAATTGATGTTGGAAGTTTAGGTTTCTTCTTTTAGAGGTATTGGGCGCTAAAATTTATGTATGGATGGTAGCTGCTCGTAGGAATATAATTTAACGGGTTTGCACCACTATAATACTTAATTGTGTCTTACTGTGCACTGCAGCAAATGTTGCTATTCCATGAGAATTTCGTAGGGGCTAGTGCTGGGCCGTAGATTGGGAAATGCTCCTCCCATTCAACATCATTAAACCTAATGTTCTCAAAATCGAACTGACAATTGCATTTAACATTAGCTCCAATTGTTGCTGAGTGATTTTTGATAGGAGGCTTGCCCCCGCTTCCAAAATTCAATTTGAGCCGGTCACTCCAGTATCGGTTCTGCATGCTCAATACTAATTTAATACAAAACCAACCTGAAAACAGGACCTCTGGTCAATGGTTGGACCTacctttcaatttttaaaacattttgggACTTTCCCTTGAAAACTTGTTCGTTTTCGTCATTTTGGGATAAAAGAGATTCTTTTTTAGTTATTGTGGTCGGGGCCAAGGCTCAAGActgaataataaattaaatgaggtTAAATCAGTTACCTGCAAGCACCCCCCTTAGGTAATAAGATTGAGACACAGCTTTTattccccacaaaagggcctTAAATTCACCGAGTAAAATGCATAATGAACATCATCAGTTCATATAGAATGGACAGCTGAAAACATCATATGACTGCATAGCGCCCTATAATTTCTTATTGTGATACAtatattaaagaagaaaaaataaataaataaagaactAGAATCTCCGCCAGCTATGATTTAATTAAAAGACACTCTGGCAGCAAGAATCTCCCACATCCCAAGTCCTGGTTCTTTTGTGTCAATGCATTTTTTCCTGATATTTAATTCCCTTGATAGTAGAATCTACTGGAATATCCAGACAACAGGTGAGATTGGGGTTGGGAATGCATGATAGGGGTAGTAGATAAGGTAACGAAATCACAGATATCCTACCCCTCTTTGTCCACATGATCACACAACACTTTGGTGACGCCATGGGTGGAGAAGCTACAATATCAGACCTTTTTTCTGTACATTGAAATGAAAGTTCATTAACAATATGGTTGAGATAGTCTATAATCTAACAAATGATTTCCAGACCATCATGGCTCCTAGGTGAGAATTGTCCAAACTAGGATCCCTAATCCTGATGAAACACAATACCATGTGGAGTGCATGTGCAAATCACTAAATCATGAAACACAATGCGATGTGGCAAGCATGTGTAAATTGCAAAGTTGAGACTACTAGAAATGATGTATGATCattgaaaattggcatttttaaaaaaagggagGGATTACCTTCTCTGTGCTAATTTTACGAAGCCAACTCAAAATCTCAGCAAAATCTTCAGGAGGTTGGCAAGAAAAGTGTACGTTCTTCCCTGTTTTTGGATGGTTAAACCTACAAAATGATAAGGTGTAATGGCTTTGCATCATGTTAAGTtgcttatttaattttaaataaggaaaaactattttagaaTAAGATTTATCTTCTAACCCAAGAGCCACAGCATGGAGGCAAGGCCTATCCAATCTCGAAACCAGCTGTGCCAGTTGACCATGATGGCTAGATGGGATTCTGGGCCGAAGCAGAGACAAGGCCATGTTCTTAGTTCCTCCATAGACCTCATCTCCTAGTAGAGGGATTCCCAGGTACTTGGCATGTGCACGAATCTACATCAAGAGCAATCTGGGCAGTGTTAAGTAGGAAATCTGATAGGTTTCAAACTGTTTATCGACAGTTATACAGTGTAACAGAAATCATGCAGGCTCACATCTTCAAGCACACCCACAGGGTTATCTGAGTCAATACacaaaaaagattaaaaagtcCATTAGATGCTCTAGTATCAGGCCAATAGGTTTTGTTCTGGCAGCTCAAAAATGTTAACAAGTGAATCCCAGGCTTCAATTTTAGAATCTGATGATTCCATAGCTGGACCTATCAGTATTTATATTATTACAGAACGACCTTGAACAAATTTTTGGTTTGAATTTGGAATTAGAATGCCATCCATTGTTGATGAATAGTTTCCTTAACATGCGCATTCACAAATTATCCTCACTATTTGGAGTCTGTAAATTATATTTAGTCTTTTTGCTTCTAGAGCAGTAAGACTgattttaataaagaaatggCTATAGAGAGGAGTGATGAAAAGTATTTGCCCAACCAACCCTGAGTTTTCAGGATCATGACCATTTTTTTAGCTCTTAAAAGCCATATTGTTGATGTTGGAACATAAATATGTTAAGTGATTCTTTTACAGGTGCACAGTACCACTTGAGAAACAGATGCAGTTACTAAACATCTAGATGAAGTCTTCAGGATGGCAAACAATACAGTACCTGATGAGTACGCCCAGTTTCTAATCTCCACTCAACCAATGCAGAACCACCAGCAGCAAGTATTTCAATAACTTTATACCTGATGAATATTCAACAAACTTGGTGAACACTGGATCATAACGTCATGAAAAAACAGTTATCCCTCATGACTTTGATGGTGATCATAGCCACAAAACAGTACTGCCCATAAACTAACAAACATCTAATTTTCATTGGTGCATGATAAGAAAACCTGACAGTAAGGTTGATTGAAAAAGACATCTTGAGTTTTTCTACACTACAAAGTGTCATCGAGTCACAGTTTGCATGAACTTTTATGAAATTACATCTTGAGTTTTTCTATACTACAAAGTCTCGGTGAGTCACAATTCACACGAACTTTTATGAAATTGCATGGGAGTATCACTGCATAAAACCCTCTTGTTTTAAGAATTTTCTGTACTAGTATGGTGGgaatgaagaaagaaagaggaccATGAATCACCTACTAGCAGCATGACGGGCCTGTCCAGAGTTACTAGGTCCAGGAACAGCAGTCATGCGAATTCGATTATTTGGATCACGACCTACTGGGATCTCCACTCGTCCAGAAAGTGGAGTGGGTACTCCAGACGTAAGACTAATGTATACTCTGTGGATGGAGTGTAGCTTGAACTGTTCAGATAAATGGGCATGAGAATGTTCATCCTGCCATCATTGTACAAAAAGATTAGAAATATTGCATAAAATAACACACCTGAAAGGGGTAATTTGAACTCTGGAATCTGTTACTAATTACTGATGATTGGAGATGTGAATTCTggaatcaattattaatttctgGTAATGGAGCAGTTGGAGGTTGGATGTTGGAGAATCACCTTCGCAACAACAAGCAATCCACTGGTGCCTTTGTCTAATCTGTGCACAATTCCAGGGCGAATATTAGTTTCACATGTGCCACAATTCTGGCCTGCAGCAAAACTATTGAACTCATCATCCGAAATATCATCTTCCTCAGAGTCCCTGTTTGGCAATGCAACTGTGGGAAGACTGCAATGGTGAAGAATACCATTTACAAGTGTGCCACTAGCATTGCCAGGTGCAGGATGAACAACCTGAATGACCAAGAAGAATGCCATACACAACTTTAGAATATCAAACAAAGTTGATAGTGATTATAGTTTCTCAAGTTTTAATTCCTTGATGTTCCACTTGATTACaaagaaagtgaaggaaaagaaatcaaatttggGAATCTCACAACTAAAACTACAACTAGGGCTTGGAATTGTTCTGACTTTCCAGATTtccttttgctttgtttttcttctcagAAACCAAAAAGGGCAAACGTTTTGTTCAGAATAGATCTAATCATAAGAAATAACTGCCACAAACTAAAATTTGCAAGGTCTGATGCATTATGTAACCTAAAAACATACAACTATGTCCTGGTTGAGGTTGTGGTGCCTTGGAATTCAGGTTGGTGACAGACCTTTCAGTTGTAAGATTTGGTATCTAGTACTTTCCTGGATGAGAAAATTGGTACTCTAAACTTTCCTCTGAATTGTGGCAAAATAGAAATTGTATTTTGCAAAATTTCTTGGGAATTGTGGCAAAACACTGTAAACTATGTGATTTATCCCAAAAAGGtcaaatttctaaaattgaaaatagaacTTGTACTATGCTTGAAAGTGCAACTACAGTCGTCATCTAATTATTCTACAGAAATCAAATGTAGATTAGTAGGCACAAATGCTTCATCAATTTTCGATAGCATGTAGTAAAAGAAACTAAGAAATCTAAGAATTTTTTAGTCTTATGTTGAAGAAACAGAAACTTCCATAGATCTGTACCTAATACAACTATTAGTTGATGCAgattttcatttcttaagaAACAAAAGAGCATAATCCATAAGATGTCAAAACTTATTCTCTTTTACTTATCCAATTTTCTCATCAACCAGCTGATGGATGAGTgcaacatatataaaaaaaaaaattaaaaaacaaaaaaacactgtattattacatgaaaaaaaaaaaagggtttggtACCACAGGTGTAGTGCCTACAGATTAGATAACCGCATGCAAACACCAGAGAATGTTATTACAAACATAATGCCTTTTACATCAGAACTTGCATGAATTACTGGATAGGTCAGTGTTGATCAATGCTAAACAGAAAAATAAGTGCAATACCAAATTTAAATTGGGACATAATTAGATCCTCACCATGTGTGCAGGTTTGTTGACCACCAGTACATGTTCATCTTCATAAACTATATCTAAAGGTATATCCTCTGGTTCAGCCCTTAAGGGTTGCAACTCCGATATTGTGCAATTAACCTTGTCCCCAGCTCTGATAACATGGGAAACCTGCTCAGAATATGTAATTGGATCTACATTAGCCCATATCAGCCAAGCTTAAAGAAGTCACAAACAAGCAATCTAGAAAAAACATATTACAGGATTAAAACACAAAGTAAACAGGCAGAAATTATATATTAGAGttgcttttgtttttgctttaatcagaaacaaacaTTCATAGCAATAGATCTGAGGAGATCAAAGTAGAATTTAACACTCAGCTAGTTTTGATGGAAAGTggaaccaaaaattaaaataggttCAAGCAAATAGAGGAGTCTGCTCATCACTGAGAACAtgtcatcatatatatatgtgtgtgtattagcttgagagagagagagaactgtTATCAACAAGAAACCTATGCTGTCAAGCAATATGACCACAAAATGGAGTTGGCAATATGATTTTACTACCTACTTTCTCAACTGCTAAGAAAGCCTAATGCTGTGTTTAGTTTTAGGAAAGCACTGAgagaaaaaatgttaaggaattctcatgtttggttttacaatgaaaaatacgaaagaaaatcaaatatgtttaaaattggTTCCGAACttttgcattttcaaattatttaatctttttagagttaaaataaataaaatgagtttaaaatagtatataaaaataattcactcattttaattttttttcctttcactttttctctccctttacctttttcctctattttctttccttccccTACCTCAAATTTTCTGGAAACCAACATAGCCTAAAACAGccacaattttttagaaaatacacTAAAAAGCCAACTAGGCTCTCAAATATGGGGATCATCTAGGCCACAAAGTGGTACAATCAATGTTTCAACTCAAACCAATGCCAAAACCATTTAAATCCTAGGCCTGACTGGgcaaagaaaagaagaggataaaattttggttttactACTTGTGGATTTGAGCTTTCACACACTGAAAACTGTCTCAACTAAGATAAAAAGTATGCTTAGTTGAGATAAGGTGTTTTTTTCATCTTCtgttttgaaaacaaagaaacatCATGGCTTCAAAATTATTACGTTTCAAAACAGTACCCTCTGGTTGTCGAGAAAactgaagaaaagaaatttggaaAACATTTTCCCTCTTTCAATTTCTCCTGAACCAAGCCACGCACATTACAAGGTTCCAGttcgtttttcttttcttttcaatgcGGCATGAGCTTAAGCTCCTTGAAAAAGAAAGCCAACTTTCGTTAACACGTACATATCACAATATATTCCACCAGAATGAAGCTTACCTTATCGACAATCCTGTCATTAACGCTTACAAGCCCCGACCGAATGCTCGATTGCACTCTAGCCCTACTTATACCGATTATGCGAGAAGAAATCCAAGAATCCAGCCTCAGCTTTCCTGAATCGGAATTGACATCGACAACGGTCTCCTCCAATCGAACTCCTGCGTAATTAGTTCTCCGGCCGGAAACAGATACGAGAGGTTCGTCGGTGGAATTAGAGCAAGCTCTAAGGATTCTGAAAACCCTAGAGCACGATTTAGGGTTTCGAGGGAAGAGAAGTGCAGACTGTGAAGTGTgggaaatagagaaaaaagaagCGGAGTTAAGTGAGAAGATCATCCTTCAATCTTCATCATTCGTTATGGTTAATTTGGGTCGGTTTTAGCGTGTCCTTGTGCCAATTCTGTAATTAACGAAAATATGAAGGGTCTTTTCCTTTAAGAAAGCGCGCCACTCTCAAGGTTAAAAATTTCGGGAAACGACGATATTTCACCCGAAAAGTCGAACTCTGAACCCTACTCTTTTGTAGGGCAAAAAGGGCCGTCGCCATCAGGATCGTGGCTCTCTATTCAATTACAtgctaacaaatatatatatatatatatatatactttactttctatctcatttaaaaaaaaaaaaaaaaattaaaattaaatttgataaataatttaattttaattatcttatatccaaatttgatttaatcaagtgttgaaaatataaaaattattattattattataatttttgaatgagtctctattaatattttttatattaattaaatatataaaattataaatattttaaaaatcatatatatagaatcattattttatatcattaaattcatctaaattaatttttatttttattttttttgtataaaatgtattttcaagtgatatatattttaaatttattatcaaatattacaaattatattatagATATATTATATAAGATTAACAACttgaataattatattattttcttaaattttcccTCCGATATTTCTTCTATCGAACAAAGTACAAAACCCCGGTTTTGATTCTTTGCGGGTGTTTTGATTCCGTGTGGCACCACAACTACTCGCCATTCGTAGGATCTGAAGCGTACTTTtacacaagaaaaaaagaaagaaagatggaAAGGCAAATTTTGCCAAATGACATACATGCACACAAAACCTACATTCTGATTATTGCAATCATATAACAACTGAAATGAAGCAGTTCACTTAACATTAGGAACAAGCACATCGTTTGCCTGCAACAGATATACTAATCAATTGAACTCTTCATAGCAGCCACTAGGCAATCTTAAGTACCCTTTTTCATCATAGCCACGAACTCTTCATAACTAATTCTTCCATCCTATACAACAAACCCTTTGAGGACTagtgaaagaaaacaaagaatttgCAGACGATGGTTGGGATGCAATAGATGATCGAACTTTTGATTAGATTAACATTCTTTGCACAAGCAGTGATCCGTTTTTTGGGGTCCTTCATTAACATTCTTTTGATTAGATCCTTTGCAGAAGCAGATGTAGAAGGCCATGGTGCACTTTCAAAGTCAATGTAGCCTTGCAATATTGCATCAAATATACTTTTTTCATCTCTGCATTGAGATTTGCTGATCTTCAGGTCAAAACTCATGTGCATGATAACTTTTTTCAAAGACTGCAAGATATTAGTTTTAGAGCTAACAGAATTTAGACCACCtaataacaaataataactCAACTcgttgaaaaattaaaaaagcgAACTAACACTTCAGCTTCTTAGTGAAATGGAAGAAACAACACCCACAAAATGATGTCTCATGCTGTGATCAACTGGCTGGCAGTTGTGCAAACCGTAGAAGAG contains the following coding sequences:
- the LOC100852977 gene encoding RNA pseudouridine synthase 2, chloroplastic isoform X1, with amino-acid sequence MIFSLNSASFFSISHTSQSALLFPRNPKSCSRVFRILRACSNSTDEPLVSVSGRRTNYAGVRLEETVVDVNSDSGKLRLDSWISSRIIGISRARVQSSIRSGLVSVNDRIVDKVSHVIRAGDKVNCTISELQPLRAEPEDIPLDIVYEDEHVLVVNKPAHMVVHPAPGNASGTLVNGILHHCSLPTVALPNRDSEEDDISDDEFNSFAAGQNCGTCETNIRPGIVHRLDKGTSGLLVVAKDEHSHAHLSEQFKLHSIHRVYISLTSGVPTPLSGRVEIPVGRDPNNRIRMTAVPGPSNSGQARHAASRYKVIEILAAGGSALVEWRLETGRTHQIRAHAKYLGIPLLGDEVYGGTKNMALSLLRPRIPSSHHGQLAQLVSRLDRPCLHAVALGFNHPKTGKNVHFSCQPPEDFAEILSWLRKISTEKKKGLIL
- the LOC100852977 gene encoding RNA pseudouridine synthase 2, chloroplastic isoform X2, yielding MIFSLNSASFFSISHTSQSALLFPRNPKSCSRVFRILRACSNSTDEPLVSVSGRRTNYAGVRLEETVVDVNSDSGKLRLDSWISSRIIGISRARVQSSIRSGLVSVNDRIVDKVSHVIRAGDKVNCTISELQPLRAEPEDIPLDIVYEDEHVLVVNKPAHMVVHPAPGNASGTLVNGILHHCSLPTVALPNRDSEEDDISDDEFNSFAAGQNCGTCETNIRPGIVHRLDKGTSGLLVVAKDEHSHAHLSEQFKLHSIHRVYISLTSGVPTPLSGRVEIPVGRDPNNRIRMTAVPGPSNSGQARHAASRYKVIEILAAGGSALVEWRLETGRTHQITLWVCLKM